The following nucleotide sequence is from Chryseobacterium sp. CY350.
ATTATTTCTTAATGGTAACGTTTATCCTTCTGTTGATCCGTCCAATGAAATATTCTTTACATCTGTGTTTACAGATGAAATAGGTTTTGGCCCTGCAGGAGTTAGTACAAGTGATATTCAAACTCATAGATGGGTTTTAAATTCAACTTCAGGTGACGCGGCAGGTGTATGGGTCAGCAACTATAACATAATTAATAAAGTTAATATCCTTTTAGATAGAAGTAAGCTAATTAATTATAATAGTCTTGATGCTACAAATCAAGCAACTTATACTGCAGTATTAGTACACGCAAGAGCGTTGAGAGCATATGCGTACATTACATTAGAAGCATACTTTTCACCCAATATGAAGGATCCTAATGCATTGGGTGTTGCATTAAGCACACAACCTGCAGATATTTTTGGAACAAAATTACCAAGAGTAAAGAATTCTGAAATTTTTGCTTTGATAGAATCAGATTTACAGTATGCACTTACTAATTTTACAGCTACAAGTGTAGCTGCTGGAACAGGTACTCAGTTGCAACATTATTTAGAGAAGCGCGCTATCAATGCGATTGCTGCAAGATATTATAATTACAAAGGTGATGATGTCAATGCAAAAATCAATGCTACTGCTGCTATGACAGGATTTCTTCCAACTCCTGTAGCTAGTTATGCAACTATGTGGAATGATACTACAAGAGGAGAAATATTGTGGTCATTATACAGACCAAATAGTGCGGTCGGTGCATGGTCCAATATTGCTGGTCTGTGGACAACTAATTCTACTGATATTAATGGTTCAGTAAATTTTGATATGAGTA
It contains:
- a CDS encoding RagB/SusD family nutrient uptake outer membrane protein, translating into MKKIFYILSVFLVMTSCKDALDIVQDFEINDPAVAFKTADDMKLFLNGNVYPSVDPSNEIFFTSVFTDEIGFGPAGVSTSDIQTHRWVLNSTSGDAAGVWVSNYNIINKVNILLDRSKLINYNSLDATNQATYTAVLVHARALRAYAYITLEAYFSPNMKDPNALGVALSTQPADIFGTKLPRVKNSEIFALIESDLQYALTNFTATSVAAGTGTQLQHYLEKRAINAIAARYYNYKGDDVNAKINATAAMTGFLPTPVASYATMWNDTTRGEILWSLYRPNSAVGAWSNIAGLWTTNSTDINGSVNFDMSRKLLSLYGTPGPNGDIRRDVFVDATSTFDQFYPNGPNPREDDVIVINKYPGKTAPLANATMQLRNDIKMVRLSEMYFIMAEVAVHEGNLTVAASNITTIRQRRSKSGVTPAITYTSAQQAYADILLERRKELSLEGHRYLDLKRMGVAAGVGIDRDKYDDDNQGLPLTLPASDYRFTLPIPLEEINANPNIQQNPGYN